Within the Myxococcus xanthus genome, the region AGCCATTCAGCGGCCTGGTGCTGGTGGAGGCATTGGAGTCCAGCTCCATGCGTCGCCGCCACGTGCTGGCACGAGAGCTTGCCATTCGCACTCGTGGGCACCACCGCATCCCCACCCGCGCCTTCACTCACCGCCAACGCGTAGCCCTTGCCAAGGCCCGGGCCACGGCCGCCCACGTCCGCGCCGCGCCCCTGGCCGCGCCCCACCGCTGACACCCCATGCCTGCCCTGGAGAATTTCACGCCCTTCGCGGCCACCGACTTCCTCTCGCTCACGAAAGAGAGCGAGGAGAGCCTCGTCCTCGTCGTCGCCGGCAGCTTCGTCCTGCCCCCGGCCGGGCGCGCCACGGATGCACCGCTGCAGGTATGCGAGGAGCAACCGAAGCCCGTCACCACCGACACGTATTGGGGCGAGCCGGCGAAGTCGAGTCTGCGCTACGAGTCGCAGTCGGCATACACACGGCCGGGCACGGACGTGCTGCTGCACGGCCAGGCCTGGGCGCCGCGGGGCCGCAAGCTGACGCGGACACAGGTGACGGTACGGGTGGGCACGCTGGAGAAACGGGCTACCGTCTCCGGCACCCGCGTGTGGTACCGCGGCCTCATGGGGCTGAGCGCCTCGGATGCCCTGCCCTTCGAGTCCGTGCCGCTGCGCTACGAGTACGCCTTCGGCGGCACCACGGCCTCGGGCTACGAGGAACGCAACCCCATCGGCCGGGGCTTCTACGCCAGCGCGAAGGAGGCACTGGAGAAGCCCCTGCCTTCCATTGAGGCGCCCGAGGCCCTCGTGCGCGGCTGGACGGACAGGCCCAAACCCTGCGGCTTCGGCCCGGTGGCGCGGCACTGGCAACCTCGGCTGGGGTGGGCAGGGACATACGACGCAGCGTGGGTGGAGAAGCGCGCCCCCCTCTGGCCCCGGGACTTCGACGAGCGCTTCTTCCACGCCGCCCCTGACGGCCTGCGAGCCTCGACTCACCTCCAGGGTGGAGAGCCGGTGGTGTTGGAAGGCGTCTCGCCCGACGGCCCTCTGGCCTTCCCCCTTCCCACGTACCGACTGTTGG harbors:
- a CDS encoding DUF2169 family type VI secretion system accessory protein, producing the protein MPALENFTPFAATDFLSLTKESEESLVLVVAGSFVLPPAGRATDAPLQVCEEQPKPVTTDTYWGEPAKSSLRYESQSAYTRPGTDVLLHGQAWAPRGRKLTRTQVTVRVGTLEKRATVSGTRVWYRGLMGLSASDALPFESVPLRYEYAFGGTTASGYEERNPIGRGFYASAKEALEKPLPSIEAPEALVRGWTDRPKPCGFGPVARHWQPRLGWAGTYDAAWVEKRAPLWPRDFDERFFHAAPDGLRASTHLQGGEPVVLEGVSPDGPLAFPLPTYRLLARCTFSGRRETRRMALDTVLLEPEERRLVLAWRATFPAHRQLASHEVSTVRLLLPGEDAP